A genome region from Phaenicophaeus curvirostris isolate KB17595 chromosome 10, BPBGC_Pcur_1.0, whole genome shotgun sequence includes the following:
- the CEP63 gene encoding centrosomal protein of 63 kDa isoform X5 yields MEALLEGMQRNKQGSGGFLTSCEAELQELMKQIDIMVAQKKSEWEGQTQALEACLSIQEQELSSVRAALQEKNEEVAMLRQQLEDVEKAKQEMVREYEQQLKKFQEELSKLKRSYEKLQKKHLREARGEAGKRQGEDQFEMSRLTRKLEEFRQKSLDWEKQRLLYQQQVASLESQRKALVKQSEILQVLQDEKMELKATLQSQEDFSDSSKLHQEQLQKELARVTESLLTKEVLIRALEDRLREKQLSSAGLELEHALLQLQNAQKNEQHLQSEVTHLENRLVSSNALCVQLSEELNASIKELQSVEEHHTESKAEIKKLKEQLSQAEKTYSNELEGMKREISRLTHELLQRDVAIASTSVSTSYLEQRLRAELGGAERKAVEHRGKDVTPRTHGEDAAIELNKLKLENWQLRKDLAEARAELELSQQDCRDGPERPALLMENREPKAKDVQCRTTQEAQLRHDEHHKPDGALQHHPGEPQRCGAAEMGTVTPERDEQPTQTGRENCSESLALGALLGTDSVLHVLDNNKDFADEASKQSPLSPLPTASVGSIAARYLEEEELRSQHVLESLNAHIEELKRESAKLVRKFGHCEPNVSYGT; encoded by the exons ATGGAGGCCTTGCTGGAAGGAATGCAGAGGAACAAGCAGGGGAG TGGTGGATTCCTGACTTCCTGCgaggctgagctgcaggagctgatgAAGCAAATCGACATCATGGTGGCTCAGAAGAAGTCTGAGTGGGAAGGACAGACGCAGGCTTTGGAAGCTTGTCTAAGCATTCAAGAGCAGGAGCTTTCTTCTGTCAGGGCTGCTctacaggagaaaaatgaggag GTTGCCATGTTGCGTCAGCAGCTAGAAGATGTGGAAAAAGCCAAACAGGAGATGGTTAGAGAATACgaacagcagctgaagaaatttCAGGAGGAG TTGTCTAAGCTGAAGAGGAGCTAtgagaagctgcagaagaaacatCTAAGAGAAGCTCGAGGAGAAGCCGGCAAGAGGCAAGGGGAGGACCAATTTGAGATGAGCCGACTGACCAGGAAGCTGGAG GAGTTCCGACAAAAATCACTTGACTGGGAGAAGCAGCGTTTGCTTTACCAGCAGCAGGTGGCATCGCTGGAGTCGCAGAGGAAGGCGCTGGTGAAGCAGTCTGAGATCCTTCAG GTGCTACAGGATGAGAAGATGGAACTTAAAGCCACCTTGCAGTCTCAGGAAGATTTCAGTGACAGCTCCAAACTGCACCAGGAACAGTTACAGAAAGAGCTGGCCAGGGTGACAGAATCTCTTCTCACAAAAGAAGTCCTTATCAG GGCTCTGGAGGATCGCTTGCGGGAGAAGCAGTTGTCTTCTGCAGGGTTGGAGCTGGAGCATgcgctgctgcagctgcaaaatgctCAGAAGAACGAACAGCACTTGCAGTCAGAGGTGACTCACCTGGAGAACAG ACTGGTGTCCTCAAATGCGTTGTGTGTACAGCTGAGTGAAGAGCTGAATGCGAGTATCAAAGAGCTACAGTCAGTAGAAGAACACCACACTGAGTCAAAGGCAGAGATTAAAAAG CTGAAAGAGCAGCTCTCTCAAGCTGAAAAAACTTACAGCAATGAGCTGGAAGGGATGAAAAGGGAAATCTCCAGGTTGACACACGAGTTACTCCAGCGGGACGTCGCAATTGCATCTACAAGCGTCAGCACATCGTACCTAGAGCAACGcctgagagcagagctgggaggagcagagaggaaagcGGTGGAGCACAGG GGAAAAGATGTCACCCCAAGAACTCATGGTGAAGACGCTGCTATCGAGCTCAATAAATTAAAGTTGGAGAACTGGCAATTGCGGAAGGATCTAGCGGAGGCCAGAGCGGAGCTGGAGCTCAGTCAACAGGACTGCCGGGATGGACCTGAGCGCCCTGCTCTACTGATGGAAAACAGAGAGCCCAAGGCCAAAGATGTGCAGTGCAG GACAACTCAGGAAGCACAGCTCAGACACGATGAACATCACAAGCCTGATGGGGCTCTTCAGCATCATCCAGGAGAGCCCCAGAGATGCGGCGCTGCTGAAATGGGAACTGTGACTCCTGAGAGGGATGAGCAGCCCACTCAGACCGGCAGGGAGAACTGCTCGGAGTCACTTGCTTTGGGTGCCTTGCTGGGAACGGACTCTGTGCTCCATGTGCTGGATAACAACAAAGATTTTGCAGATGAAGCATCTAAGCAGTCCCCTTTG agccccctgccTACAGCTTCAGTTGGATCCATAGCTGCAAGGTACCTGGAAGAGGAAGAATTGAGATCCCAGCACGTCCTGGAGAGCCTGAATGCTCACATTGAGGAACTGAAAAGAGAGAGTGCAAAGTTAGTGAGGAAATTCGGACACTGTGAGCCGAATGTTTCTTATGGGACTTGA
- the CEP63 gene encoding centrosomal protein of 63 kDa isoform X2, with translation MEALLEGMQRNKQGSGGFLTSCEAELQELMKQIDIMVAQKKSEWEGQTQALEACLSIQEQELSSVRAALQEKNEEVAMLRQQLEDVEKAKQEMVREYEQQLKKFQEELSKLKRSYEKLQKKHLREARGEAGKRQGEDQFEMSRLTRKLETQLANRKQLLESVELANRSEIQHLTSRLERANNTICANELEVERLHMRVDDLTENNRIILEDQQRVQEELRQSKKMLEVLQDEKMELKATLQSQEDFSDSSKLHQEQLQKELARVTESLLTKEVLIRALEDRLREKQLSSAGLELEHALLQLQNAQKNEQHLQSEVTHLENRLVSSNALCVQLSEELNASIKELQSVEEHHTESKAEIKKLKEQLSQAEKTYSNELEGMKREISRLTHELLQRDVAIASTSVSTSYLEQRLRAELGGAERKAVEHRGKDVTPRTHGEDAAIELNKLKLENWQLRKDLAEARAELELSQQDCRDGPERPALLMENREPKAKDVQCRTTQEAQLRHDEHHKPDGALQHHPGEPQRCGAAEMGTVTPERDEQPTQTGRENCSESLALGALLGTDSVLHVLDNNKDFADEASKQSPLSPLPTASVGSIAARYLEEEELRSQHVLESLNAHIEELKRESAKLVRKFGHCEPNVSYGT, from the exons ATGGAGGCCTTGCTGGAAGGAATGCAGAGGAACAAGCAGGGGAG TGGTGGATTCCTGACTTCCTGCgaggctgagctgcaggagctgatgAAGCAAATCGACATCATGGTGGCTCAGAAGAAGTCTGAGTGGGAAGGACAGACGCAGGCTTTGGAAGCTTGTCTAAGCATTCAAGAGCAGGAGCTTTCTTCTGTCAGGGCTGCTctacaggagaaaaatgaggag GTTGCCATGTTGCGTCAGCAGCTAGAAGATGTGGAAAAAGCCAAACAGGAGATGGTTAGAGAATACgaacagcagctgaagaaatttCAGGAGGAG TTGTCTAAGCTGAAGAGGAGCTAtgagaagctgcagaagaaacatCTAAGAGAAGCTCGAGGAGAAGCCGGCAAGAGGCAAGGGGAGGACCAATTTGAGATGAGCCGACTGACCAGGAAGCTGGAG ACTCAGCTTGCCAATCGGAAGCAGCTTCTGGAGTCGGTGGAGCTGGCTAACCGCTCCGAAATCCAGCACTTAACCAGCAGGCTTGAGAGGGCCAACAATACCATCTGTGCCAACGAGTTGGAGGTGGAGAGGCTTCACATGAGAGTGGATGACCTGACTGAAAACAATCGGATAATTCTGGAAGATCAGCAGAGAGTTCAGGAAGAATTAAGGCAGTCCAAGAAAATGTTAGAG GTGCTACAGGATGAGAAGATGGAACTTAAAGCCACCTTGCAGTCTCAGGAAGATTTCAGTGACAGCTCCAAACTGCACCAGGAACAGTTACAGAAAGAGCTGGCCAGGGTGACAGAATCTCTTCTCACAAAAGAAGTCCTTATCAG GGCTCTGGAGGATCGCTTGCGGGAGAAGCAGTTGTCTTCTGCAGGGTTGGAGCTGGAGCATgcgctgctgcagctgcaaaatgctCAGAAGAACGAACAGCACTTGCAGTCAGAGGTGACTCACCTGGAGAACAG ACTGGTGTCCTCAAATGCGTTGTGTGTACAGCTGAGTGAAGAGCTGAATGCGAGTATCAAAGAGCTACAGTCAGTAGAAGAACACCACACTGAGTCAAAGGCAGAGATTAAAAAG CTGAAAGAGCAGCTCTCTCAAGCTGAAAAAACTTACAGCAATGAGCTGGAAGGGATGAAAAGGGAAATCTCCAGGTTGACACACGAGTTACTCCAGCGGGACGTCGCAATTGCATCTACAAGCGTCAGCACATCGTACCTAGAGCAACGcctgagagcagagctgggaggagcagagaggaaagcGGTGGAGCACAGG GGAAAAGATGTCACCCCAAGAACTCATGGTGAAGACGCTGCTATCGAGCTCAATAAATTAAAGTTGGAGAACTGGCAATTGCGGAAGGATCTAGCGGAGGCCAGAGCGGAGCTGGAGCTCAGTCAACAGGACTGCCGGGATGGACCTGAGCGCCCTGCTCTACTGATGGAAAACAGAGAGCCCAAGGCCAAAGATGTGCAGTGCAG GACAACTCAGGAAGCACAGCTCAGACACGATGAACATCACAAGCCTGATGGGGCTCTTCAGCATCATCCAGGAGAGCCCCAGAGATGCGGCGCTGCTGAAATGGGAACTGTGACTCCTGAGAGGGATGAGCAGCCCACTCAGACCGGCAGGGAGAACTGCTCGGAGTCACTTGCTTTGGGTGCCTTGCTGGGAACGGACTCTGTGCTCCATGTGCTGGATAACAACAAAGATTTTGCAGATGAAGCATCTAAGCAGTCCCCTTTG agccccctgccTACAGCTTCAGTTGGATCCATAGCTGCAAGGTACCTGGAAGAGGAAGAATTGAGATCCCAGCACGTCCTGGAGAGCCTGAATGCTCACATTGAGGAACTGAAAAGAGAGAGTGCAAAGTTAGTGAGGAAATTCGGACACTGTGAGCCGAATGTTTCTTATGGGACTTGA
- the CEP63 gene encoding centrosomal protein of 63 kDa isoform X1 has product MEALLEGMQRNKQGSGGFLTSCEAELQELMKQIDIMVAQKKSEWEGQTQALEACLSIQEQELSSVRAALQEKNEEVAMLRQQLEDVEKAKQEMVREYEQQLKKFQEELSKLKRSYEKLQKKHLREARGEAGKRQGEDQFEMSRLTRKLEEFRQKSLDWEKQRLLYQQQVASLESQRKALVKQSEILQTQLANRKQLLESVELANRSEIQHLTSRLERANNTICANELEVERLHMRVDDLTENNRIILEDQQRVQEELRQSKKMLEVLQDEKMELKATLQSQEDFSDSSKLHQEQLQKELARVTESLLTKEVLIRALEDRLREKQLSSAGLELEHALLQLQNAQKNEQHLQSEVTHLENRLVSSNALCVQLSEELNASIKELQSVEEHHTESKAEIKKLKEQLSQAEKTYSNELEGMKREISRLTHELLQRDVAIASTSVSTSYLEQRLRAELGGAERKAVEHRGKDVTPRTHGEDAAIELNKLKLENWQLRKDLAEARAELELSQQDCRDGPERPALLMENREPKAKDVQCRTTQEAQLRHDEHHKPDGALQHHPGEPQRCGAAEMGTVTPERDEQPTQTGRENCSESLALGALLGTDSVLHVLDNNKDFADEASKQSPLSPLPTASVGSIAARYLEEEELRSQHVLESLNAHIEELKRESAKLVRKFGHCEPNVSYGT; this is encoded by the exons ATGGAGGCCTTGCTGGAAGGAATGCAGAGGAACAAGCAGGGGAG TGGTGGATTCCTGACTTCCTGCgaggctgagctgcaggagctgatgAAGCAAATCGACATCATGGTGGCTCAGAAGAAGTCTGAGTGGGAAGGACAGACGCAGGCTTTGGAAGCTTGTCTAAGCATTCAAGAGCAGGAGCTTTCTTCTGTCAGGGCTGCTctacaggagaaaaatgaggag GTTGCCATGTTGCGTCAGCAGCTAGAAGATGTGGAAAAAGCCAAACAGGAGATGGTTAGAGAATACgaacagcagctgaagaaatttCAGGAGGAG TTGTCTAAGCTGAAGAGGAGCTAtgagaagctgcagaagaaacatCTAAGAGAAGCTCGAGGAGAAGCCGGCAAGAGGCAAGGGGAGGACCAATTTGAGATGAGCCGACTGACCAGGAAGCTGGAG GAGTTCCGACAAAAATCACTTGACTGGGAGAAGCAGCGTTTGCTTTACCAGCAGCAGGTGGCATCGCTGGAGTCGCAGAGGAAGGCGCTGGTGAAGCAGTCTGAGATCCTTCAG ACTCAGCTTGCCAATCGGAAGCAGCTTCTGGAGTCGGTGGAGCTGGCTAACCGCTCCGAAATCCAGCACTTAACCAGCAGGCTTGAGAGGGCCAACAATACCATCTGTGCCAACGAGTTGGAGGTGGAGAGGCTTCACATGAGAGTGGATGACCTGACTGAAAACAATCGGATAATTCTGGAAGATCAGCAGAGAGTTCAGGAAGAATTAAGGCAGTCCAAGAAAATGTTAGAG GTGCTACAGGATGAGAAGATGGAACTTAAAGCCACCTTGCAGTCTCAGGAAGATTTCAGTGACAGCTCCAAACTGCACCAGGAACAGTTACAGAAAGAGCTGGCCAGGGTGACAGAATCTCTTCTCACAAAAGAAGTCCTTATCAG GGCTCTGGAGGATCGCTTGCGGGAGAAGCAGTTGTCTTCTGCAGGGTTGGAGCTGGAGCATgcgctgctgcagctgcaaaatgctCAGAAGAACGAACAGCACTTGCAGTCAGAGGTGACTCACCTGGAGAACAG ACTGGTGTCCTCAAATGCGTTGTGTGTACAGCTGAGTGAAGAGCTGAATGCGAGTATCAAAGAGCTACAGTCAGTAGAAGAACACCACACTGAGTCAAAGGCAGAGATTAAAAAG CTGAAAGAGCAGCTCTCTCAAGCTGAAAAAACTTACAGCAATGAGCTGGAAGGGATGAAAAGGGAAATCTCCAGGTTGACACACGAGTTACTCCAGCGGGACGTCGCAATTGCATCTACAAGCGTCAGCACATCGTACCTAGAGCAACGcctgagagcagagctgggaggagcagagaggaaagcGGTGGAGCACAGG GGAAAAGATGTCACCCCAAGAACTCATGGTGAAGACGCTGCTATCGAGCTCAATAAATTAAAGTTGGAGAACTGGCAATTGCGGAAGGATCTAGCGGAGGCCAGAGCGGAGCTGGAGCTCAGTCAACAGGACTGCCGGGATGGACCTGAGCGCCCTGCTCTACTGATGGAAAACAGAGAGCCCAAGGCCAAAGATGTGCAGTGCAG GACAACTCAGGAAGCACAGCTCAGACACGATGAACATCACAAGCCTGATGGGGCTCTTCAGCATCATCCAGGAGAGCCCCAGAGATGCGGCGCTGCTGAAATGGGAACTGTGACTCCTGAGAGGGATGAGCAGCCCACTCAGACCGGCAGGGAGAACTGCTCGGAGTCACTTGCTTTGGGTGCCTTGCTGGGAACGGACTCTGTGCTCCATGTGCTGGATAACAACAAAGATTTTGCAGATGAAGCATCTAAGCAGTCCCCTTTG agccccctgccTACAGCTTCAGTTGGATCCATAGCTGCAAGGTACCTGGAAGAGGAAGAATTGAGATCCCAGCACGTCCTGGAGAGCCTGAATGCTCACATTGAGGAACTGAAAAGAGAGAGTGCAAAGTTAGTGAGGAAATTCGGACACTGTGAGCCGAATGTTTCTTATGGGACTTGA
- the CEP63 gene encoding centrosomal protein of 63 kDa isoform X4, whose protein sequence is MEALLEGMQRNKQGSGGFLTSCEAELQELMKQIDIMVAQKKSEWEGQTQALEACLSIQEQELSSVRAALQEKNEEVAMLRQQLEDVEKAKQEMVREYEQQLKKFQEELSKLKRSYEKLQKKHLREARGEAGKRQGEDQFEMSRLTRKLEEFRQKSLDWEKQRLLYQQQVASLESQRKALVKQSEILQTQLANRKQLLESVELANRSEIQHLTSRLERANNTICANELEVERLHMRVDDLTENNRIILEDQQRVQEELRQSKKMLEVLQDEKMELKATLQSQEDFSDSSKLHQEQLQKELARVTESLLTKEVLIRALEDRLREKQLSSAGLELEHALLQLQNAQKNEQHLQSEVTHLENRLVSSNALCVQLSEELNASIKELQSVEEHHTESKAEIKKGKDVTPRTHGEDAAIELNKLKLENWQLRKDLAEARAELELSQQDCRDGPERPALLMENREPKAKDVQCRTTQEAQLRHDEHHKPDGALQHHPGEPQRCGAAEMGTVTPERDEQPTQTGRENCSESLALGALLGTDSVLHVLDNNKDFADEASKQSPLSPLPTASVGSIAARYLEEEELRSQHVLESLNAHIEELKRESAKLVRKFGHCEPNVSYGT, encoded by the exons ATGGAGGCCTTGCTGGAAGGAATGCAGAGGAACAAGCAGGGGAG TGGTGGATTCCTGACTTCCTGCgaggctgagctgcaggagctgatgAAGCAAATCGACATCATGGTGGCTCAGAAGAAGTCTGAGTGGGAAGGACAGACGCAGGCTTTGGAAGCTTGTCTAAGCATTCAAGAGCAGGAGCTTTCTTCTGTCAGGGCTGCTctacaggagaaaaatgaggag GTTGCCATGTTGCGTCAGCAGCTAGAAGATGTGGAAAAAGCCAAACAGGAGATGGTTAGAGAATACgaacagcagctgaagaaatttCAGGAGGAG TTGTCTAAGCTGAAGAGGAGCTAtgagaagctgcagaagaaacatCTAAGAGAAGCTCGAGGAGAAGCCGGCAAGAGGCAAGGGGAGGACCAATTTGAGATGAGCCGACTGACCAGGAAGCTGGAG GAGTTCCGACAAAAATCACTTGACTGGGAGAAGCAGCGTTTGCTTTACCAGCAGCAGGTGGCATCGCTGGAGTCGCAGAGGAAGGCGCTGGTGAAGCAGTCTGAGATCCTTCAG ACTCAGCTTGCCAATCGGAAGCAGCTTCTGGAGTCGGTGGAGCTGGCTAACCGCTCCGAAATCCAGCACTTAACCAGCAGGCTTGAGAGGGCCAACAATACCATCTGTGCCAACGAGTTGGAGGTGGAGAGGCTTCACATGAGAGTGGATGACCTGACTGAAAACAATCGGATAATTCTGGAAGATCAGCAGAGAGTTCAGGAAGAATTAAGGCAGTCCAAGAAAATGTTAGAG GTGCTACAGGATGAGAAGATGGAACTTAAAGCCACCTTGCAGTCTCAGGAAGATTTCAGTGACAGCTCCAAACTGCACCAGGAACAGTTACAGAAAGAGCTGGCCAGGGTGACAGAATCTCTTCTCACAAAAGAAGTCCTTATCAG GGCTCTGGAGGATCGCTTGCGGGAGAAGCAGTTGTCTTCTGCAGGGTTGGAGCTGGAGCATgcgctgctgcagctgcaaaatgctCAGAAGAACGAACAGCACTTGCAGTCAGAGGTGACTCACCTGGAGAACAG ACTGGTGTCCTCAAATGCGTTGTGTGTACAGCTGAGTGAAGAGCTGAATGCGAGTATCAAAGAGCTACAGTCAGTAGAAGAACACCACACTGAGTCAAAGGCAGAGATTAAAAAG GGAAAAGATGTCACCCCAAGAACTCATGGTGAAGACGCTGCTATCGAGCTCAATAAATTAAAGTTGGAGAACTGGCAATTGCGGAAGGATCTAGCGGAGGCCAGAGCGGAGCTGGAGCTCAGTCAACAGGACTGCCGGGATGGACCTGAGCGCCCTGCTCTACTGATGGAAAACAGAGAGCCCAAGGCCAAAGATGTGCAGTGCAG GACAACTCAGGAAGCACAGCTCAGACACGATGAACATCACAAGCCTGATGGGGCTCTTCAGCATCATCCAGGAGAGCCCCAGAGATGCGGCGCTGCTGAAATGGGAACTGTGACTCCTGAGAGGGATGAGCAGCCCACTCAGACCGGCAGGGAGAACTGCTCGGAGTCACTTGCTTTGGGTGCCTTGCTGGGAACGGACTCTGTGCTCCATGTGCTGGATAACAACAAAGATTTTGCAGATGAAGCATCTAAGCAGTCCCCTTTG agccccctgccTACAGCTTCAGTTGGATCCATAGCTGCAAGGTACCTGGAAGAGGAAGAATTGAGATCCCAGCACGTCCTGGAGAGCCTGAATGCTCACATTGAGGAACTGAAAAGAGAGAGTGCAAAGTTAGTGAGGAAATTCGGACACTGTGAGCCGAATGTTTCTTATGGGACTTGA
- the CEP63 gene encoding centrosomal protein of 63 kDa isoform X6 translates to MEALLEGMQRNKQGSGGFLTSCEAELQELMKQIDIMVAQKKSEWEGQTQALEACLSIQEQELSSVRAALQEKNEEVAMLRQQLEDVEKAKQEMVREYEQQLKKFQEELSKLKRSYEKLQKKHLREARGEAGKRQGEDQFEMSRLTRKLEVLQDEKMELKATLQSQEDFSDSSKLHQEQLQKELARVTESLLTKEVLIRALEDRLREKQLSSAGLELEHALLQLQNAQKNEQHLQSEVTHLENRLVSSNALCVQLSEELNASIKELQSVEEHHTESKAEIKKLKEQLSQAEKTYSNELEGMKREISRLTHELLQRDVAIASTSVSTSYLEQRLRAELGGAERKAVEHRGKDVTPRTHGEDAAIELNKLKLENWQLRKDLAEARAELELSQQDCRDGPERPALLMENREPKAKDVQCRTTQEAQLRHDEHHKPDGALQHHPGEPQRCGAAEMGTVTPERDEQPTQTGRENCSESLALGALLGTDSVLHVLDNNKDFADEASKQSPLSPLPTASVGSIAARYLEEEELRSQHVLESLNAHIEELKRESAKLVRKFGHCEPNVSYGT, encoded by the exons ATGGAGGCCTTGCTGGAAGGAATGCAGAGGAACAAGCAGGGGAG TGGTGGATTCCTGACTTCCTGCgaggctgagctgcaggagctgatgAAGCAAATCGACATCATGGTGGCTCAGAAGAAGTCTGAGTGGGAAGGACAGACGCAGGCTTTGGAAGCTTGTCTAAGCATTCAAGAGCAGGAGCTTTCTTCTGTCAGGGCTGCTctacaggagaaaaatgaggag GTTGCCATGTTGCGTCAGCAGCTAGAAGATGTGGAAAAAGCCAAACAGGAGATGGTTAGAGAATACgaacagcagctgaagaaatttCAGGAGGAG TTGTCTAAGCTGAAGAGGAGCTAtgagaagctgcagaagaaacatCTAAGAGAAGCTCGAGGAGAAGCCGGCAAGAGGCAAGGGGAGGACCAATTTGAGATGAGCCGACTGACCAGGAAGCTGGAG GTGCTACAGGATGAGAAGATGGAACTTAAAGCCACCTTGCAGTCTCAGGAAGATTTCAGTGACAGCTCCAAACTGCACCAGGAACAGTTACAGAAAGAGCTGGCCAGGGTGACAGAATCTCTTCTCACAAAAGAAGTCCTTATCAG GGCTCTGGAGGATCGCTTGCGGGAGAAGCAGTTGTCTTCTGCAGGGTTGGAGCTGGAGCATgcgctgctgcagctgcaaaatgctCAGAAGAACGAACAGCACTTGCAGTCAGAGGTGACTCACCTGGAGAACAG ACTGGTGTCCTCAAATGCGTTGTGTGTACAGCTGAGTGAAGAGCTGAATGCGAGTATCAAAGAGCTACAGTCAGTAGAAGAACACCACACTGAGTCAAAGGCAGAGATTAAAAAG CTGAAAGAGCAGCTCTCTCAAGCTGAAAAAACTTACAGCAATGAGCTGGAAGGGATGAAAAGGGAAATCTCCAGGTTGACACACGAGTTACTCCAGCGGGACGTCGCAATTGCATCTACAAGCGTCAGCACATCGTACCTAGAGCAACGcctgagagcagagctgggaggagcagagaggaaagcGGTGGAGCACAGG GGAAAAGATGTCACCCCAAGAACTCATGGTGAAGACGCTGCTATCGAGCTCAATAAATTAAAGTTGGAGAACTGGCAATTGCGGAAGGATCTAGCGGAGGCCAGAGCGGAGCTGGAGCTCAGTCAACAGGACTGCCGGGATGGACCTGAGCGCCCTGCTCTACTGATGGAAAACAGAGAGCCCAAGGCCAAAGATGTGCAGTGCAG GACAACTCAGGAAGCACAGCTCAGACACGATGAACATCACAAGCCTGATGGGGCTCTTCAGCATCATCCAGGAGAGCCCCAGAGATGCGGCGCTGCTGAAATGGGAACTGTGACTCCTGAGAGGGATGAGCAGCCCACTCAGACCGGCAGGGAGAACTGCTCGGAGTCACTTGCTTTGGGTGCCTTGCTGGGAACGGACTCTGTGCTCCATGTGCTGGATAACAACAAAGATTTTGCAGATGAAGCATCTAAGCAGTCCCCTTTG agccccctgccTACAGCTTCAGTTGGATCCATAGCTGCAAGGTACCTGGAAGAGGAAGAATTGAGATCCCAGCACGTCCTGGAGAGCCTGAATGCTCACATTGAGGAACTGAAAAGAGAGAGTGCAAAGTTAGTGAGGAAATTCGGACACTGTGAGCCGAATGTTTCTTATGGGACTTGA